The nucleotide window GATGCTCATCGATACTGGCGATTTCCGGACTGACGGAGAACACGTCCTTTCGTATCTCAAAGAGCACGATATCGAGCGAATCGACCATCTCGTCGTCACCCACAATGACGCTGACCACATCGGGGGAAACGCCGCGGTGATCGAGTATCTCGAAACCGAGGGTGAGGGGGTCGGCGCTGTGTATGACCCCGGGATCGCCGCCAGTACGCAGACGTACGAGGCGTATCTCGATGCGATCGAAGAGTACGACGTCACGCTGTATGAGGTCCGCGAAGGTGACGATCTTCCATTCGAGGGCGTCGAGACCCGCGTGCTTGGACCGCCAGATCCCTATCTGGATGTCGACAGCCGCAACGAGAACGGGATCGTGCTCCACCTGACGTTCGGCCAGACAAGCTTCCTCCACACCGGGGACGCCGAGGAGCACCAAGAGGAGTACCTCGTTGAGGAATACGGCGAGTCACTCAACGCGACCATCTTCAAGGCCGGCCACCACGGCAGCGATAGCAGCTCCAGCTCCGAGCTTCTTGATCTCGTCTCGCCAGAAGTAGCCGTGATCTCCAGCGCCTACGACTCACAGTACGGTCACCCACATGAGGTCGTCCTGGAGCGGTTCGCCGAGCGGTCGATCCCGATCTACTGGACGGCGACCCACGGCACGGTTGTCATGGAGACTAACGGCTCAGCGGTCACGGTCAAAACGCAAGCCAAAGCACCGACGGATCCGCTCGCGATTCGTGATGGTGACCCGGTCGAGCCGGGCACGACCACACCCGTCGAGCAGCGCGCTGTGATCACAGCTGTGGGCGGCAACGTCCAGACGGTCACGCCGACGACAACGTCGACGCCGACTTCCACCGATGGCGGATCCGACCCCGACGCGCTCGAGCTCGTTGAGGTACACGCGGACGCCGAGGGATCGGATCGCGACAACCTGAACGACGAGTATGTCGTCTTCGAGAACACCGGCGACACCGAACTCGACCTTTCAGGGTGGACAGTCGAGGACGCCGCCGACCACGTCTACACCGTTCCTGAGGGAACAACGCTCGCGCCTGGGGGTCAGATCACCCTCCACACGGGGAGTGGCTCGGATACAACAACTGACCTGTACTGGGGCACATCTGCACCAGTCTGGAACAATGGCGGGGATACAGTAACTGTCCGAGCGGAGGATGAGACGATCGTGCTGCAGGAGGAGTACAACTAATGACTGATGATACCGACGACGTCCCCGACGGGGAGCACATAGCAGTGGTCGATCGCTTCGAGGGCGACCTCGCCGTCCTGGAGGTGACGACACCCGACGGGCTCCGTCAACTTGTCGTCGACGAGAGTGAGCTACCCGAGGATGGCCGCCACCAGGATGCCGTCCTCGAAGTGACTGTGGACTCGCAGGAGTTGATGGAGGCCATGTACAACGAGCGGGAGACGGAATCACGAGCGGAGTCGGCACAAGATCGGTTCGACCAGCTTTCGAACCGGCTTGGGTCTGACACTACGGACGACCACTAGAGTGGCCGGGACACGACGATCCCACAACGGTAATATTAGCGCAAGTTAGATGCGGATCTAACTATCCCAGAGTTTGACGCTGCAGATACGAAGGCGGCATGGAACCGTGGGGAGAGTGCCGCCGCGATCGCGACCGCAGTCCGAGAGCTCCGACTCCCCGACCGAGTCGGCGATGCGGCGAGTGACCAGCTCGTCGTCGCCCACGAGCATGATCTACTCCGTGGCCGTGGCATTCGACCCTTCGCCGCTGCCGCGCTCCGAATCGAGAGTATCGCGGCCGGGCTTCCGCGACCCCTGTGTCGGATCGCCGCTGCTCTCGATATTGATGAATTCGCTGCTCGAGAGGCGGTCAAGCAACTGCAGGGAACAGGTGAGGTGCCGCTCGTGCTCACGGATGTCGAAACGGTACTCATTCAACTTTGCTTCGAAGCAAATCCACCCGACGCTGTCGCGACTGAAGCGTTCGCCTGTCTCGAAGCACTCGAGGATGCGGGCAAGACGATCAATCGCTCGCGAGCAGGGATCGCTGCTGCGTGTCTTGTCTACGCGTACGATCTGGTCAACCTCGCATCAGCGCCAACACACGAGGAGATCGCCGCGATGGCAGGCACGACGCTCATGACGACGTACACACGTCGCGACGAACTGGAGACTGTCCTTGAGGCGGAGTGACTGACGTGAGACGGCGCGTACAATAGTGTTACGAGTCGTCGAGTGGCCCAATCGCCTCGTTCTTATCTGGTGCGTCGACGTCGGGCTCGGAGCGCCACTGCCAGTAAGCGTACTCGTACCCGTCCTGCGGTTCTTTGATCGAGATGTACGCACGGTCGGGGACGGCCTCGTAGTCCGTCGGGTCAGCCGAATAGCCGGATGCTTCGACCCGACGACGGAACTCCTTCTGGTGGTCACCGTTGGGTTCGGTGGCCGTTTTGTGTTCGGCGAGGTTGGCTGCCCACGCTGCAAGTTCGCGGAGGCGGTCCGCCGATTGCCGTTCGAGTGGCTCGACGACGTACGCGGGCGCATCCTCGGGCGGCGTAGGTGGGGATTCGTCCGCCATTATTATCCCACAATTTGAATTGTGGGGTATTGTGAGTATCGGCCGGTCTGGTGAGTTTGTGCCTTCGAGGTGGTGAACCGGCTTCTGGTCGAGGAGACTCTATAGGTAAGTACAGACGATCTGTCTATTGTTCAGTACAGGAGGGCGGAAGACATTGACCCACAGTGTATCTACCTTCACGAGTCTGGACACCTCTCAAAGTCTCGCTTTCTCCTTCAGCCACTTTGGTCGTGAATGGTTGACTGTAACTTTCTATTACTTTGTATTCATATGTTCCTGGCTCTTTAGGCGGTGTACTGTAGGTCCATACTCGACGCCACTGTGCTTGATTCTCAGTCTCTGTGTCTGTTGAGGGGATTTTCTCCCAGTTCCACCACCCTTCAGAGGATGAGATCCTTTCACCATCAATAATGAACGAGAGATCAGTAACTTGAAAGAATTCCTCTAATTTTTCACGGGGTTCATCACCAACAGTTCCCCAGACTCCCGTATGGTGTATCCTCTTCCCAGCAGGGACGTATTGGCGGTTACCCAGTTCTTCTGCAGAGACAGGGTGTGGATAGCGCGTTTGTTTCCAAGGAAGACGGTGACGACTCTGTTCAGTTGAGCTTGAAGTGTCACTGTTTTGTTCTGCGACCGCTTTCGGGACACTACTTACTGCTCCCAAACTGAACAGGGTGAGAACTGCACGTCTGTTGATACTGTACGAATCTATCTTGGAGTCTGATGGCTGTTCTGTCATTTGCTCAAACTAACCTTCGGCTGGTCTTCTACGATTTCGTAGTTGCCACACTCTGAGCAGATAATTCGATTATCATCGGGATTCCGTCGCAGGATTGCCACCTGGTTGCAACGACCACACCGAACGAGAAGATCGTCACCACTACCGTGCAACCAGAGTTGTCCCTCGTCATTCCTTCCAATAGGCCAGCCATGATGATCGCTGTGACAGGTCTGGCACAGCGTAATTAGGTTGCTTGTCCTATGTGATCCACCCTCTGAAAGAGGCGTTTTATGATGAACCTGTAATTTAGCGGTACTATGGGGTCCGCCTTGTGTATCGCAACCTTGATTCTGACACTGGTACTCATCTCGTTGAAGTATCCGCTGGCGAACACTCTTCCAGTTTGAAGGGTATCTATCGGTTTCGTTTTCCCGACTAAGTTCACGTTTTAGGATTTCTGCTTTCGACTGCGGATGCGACGGAGAGGTCGTAAAAGCGAAATGCGAATCGACTCCGCGTGCATCATGGAATGTCACATCACACCCATCTATAATACACTCTGTCATAGTTGGTGCGAGTACTTCCAATAGTCCCTGATGGCACGCTTATACGCCTCATCTTTAGATTCCTCTCCCTCAACTACGCGACGGTTTCGCTCCTGAATGAGGTCGCCCATTGCGTCGTAAATACGGTCGACGAAGGTATCCTCATCACCTGAGAGAGGCACCTGATTCTCCTCACTCACGTCGACTCGAATCGTGCCTTCAGTTAATATATTCACATTTTTGACACCCTCCATCTGGAGTGCCGATTTCAGGGTGTCTTCACCGATATACGAAGTCCCAGTATCGAGTATCGTGGTGTGAGGTGGATCACCTTTCGAGAAGTATTTGAATCGAACAGGGCTATTGGTGCGGGGAGTCAGCCGAATCTGCACCCCTCCGCCCATTGATCGGCGGATCTCATAGTCAAACACATCTCTGACTTCTTTCTCTTGGGCATGATACTCTGCTTCCAACTCATTCACACGCTTGCGAGCAGCATGGCGTACGAGTTCAGCTCCGCTCTCGTGATTTCCGTGTCGATACACCTCCTCAATTCGCTGTGCAAGGGTGTCTGGAATCTTAGGTCTCATTTTCATGTACTCCGTACTCTATCTAGAGTACACGTAGCAATGTTTCTTGTACTGGAAAAACTTTGTGCTGCCCGCACCA belongs to Halobaculum rubrum and includes:
- a CDS encoding lamin tail domain-containing protein, yielding MEVHFINVGQSASTLIIGPTGETMLIDTGDFRTDGEHVLSYLKEHDIERIDHLVVTHNDADHIGGNAAVIEYLETEGEGVGAVYDPGIAASTQTYEAYLDAIEEYDVTLYEVREGDDLPFEGVETRVLGPPDPYLDVDSRNENGIVLHLTFGQTSFLHTGDAEEHQEEYLVEEYGESLNATIFKAGHHGSDSSSSSELLDLVSPEVAVISSAYDSQYGHPHEVVLERFAERSIPIYWTATHGTVVMETNGSAVTVKTQAKAPTDPLAIRDGDPVEPGTTTPVEQRAVITAVGGNVQTVTPTTTSTPTSTDGGSDPDALELVEVHADAEGSDRDNLNDEYVVFENTGDTELDLSGWTVEDAADHVYTVPEGTTLAPGGQITLHTGSGSDTTTDLYWGTSAPVWNNGGDTVTVRAEDETIVLQEEYN
- a CDS encoding DUF3006 domain-containing protein, with protein sequence MTDDTDDVPDGEHIAVVDRFEGDLAVLEVTTPDGLRQLVVDESELPEDGRHQDAVLEVTVDSQELMEAMYNERETESRAESAQDRFDQLSNRLGSDTTDDH
- a CDS encoding HNH endonuclease — translated: MTECIIDGCDVTFHDARGVDSHFAFTTSPSHPQSKAEILKRELSRENETDRYPSNWKSVRQRILQRDEYQCQNQGCDTQGGPHSTAKLQVHHKTPLSEGGSHRTSNLITLCQTCHSDHHGWPIGRNDEGQLWLHGSGDDLLVRCGRCNQVAILRRNPDDNRIICSECGNYEIVEDQPKVSLSK